The segment CTATTTATGTGAATGGTTGTGTTGGTTTGAAATATTAACTCATTATAATAAACATGTTGGGTTGAAATCTTTAACCCAATTAATAAATATGTTTAACTTGAACTGAGCTCAGGTCGACCCATTGCTAGCTCTAAGTCCATTTTAAACCgtataaccaatttttttttttaatttgaaactatataaataattttttcatttaaaccccatatttttttttgtataaatacaagATTTGATGTTCATGAAAACTTAATTTGGATTTCATGCAAAATCTAAATTCAAAAGTATAGAATACCTTGTTTTGTTTGATATTCTTTAAGAAAAGATTTTTGCATAATAATGTTTAAGTGGAGAAGAAGTATATTGCATGAACCAAAAAACATGAGTATATACAATGAACGGTCTCTTGGTAATTAAAGCGACAATCAGACCCTCGTGTTCCCCATATTAAATTAGTTTATCTGATTGTGCATTCCACACCTCCAAActcatttaaagttgcatatttaatataaaacaCGATTATAATATAActaataaatatttatatataacattatgaTTTTGAATGTAAAAAactttgtatttatataaaatagtggtttttaaatgaaaaaaaaaatattaaacatgtttcaaatgcaaaaaaaaaaaaaattatttatacgatttcaaataaaatataatcaatattgaacaaaattagaaaaaatgatgttcgacttgaaacaaaaaaattatctgtcaaaatgtaaaaaaaatgaaaacttaatatcaaaattgaaaaaaataacaaaaagttattatttattgtaattttttttaattttgacacgtcagAATGTTATATGAGCATATCACAACATCATACCACGTAAGCAGACAACTGATCAAGTGATTAGAATTGTAATaaattgaaaaacaaaatatcaaatttgaggcaaaaaaaaataagttttacatTAGAATTTTGATGTAAATTTAATGACTTTTATGGTATTATCCTAATTATAATAAAAAACACAACATACATTATTACACTGTATGATAAATCGTTAAGCTATTTATATGGATTAAAAGATTTACAAATATAAACAAACTACTTTGcatatgtttgtaagtaattaaatgttcattagattcatacaccatatatgaaaaaaaaaaattaacaattgTCAGTCACCCAATACGGAGTTtgcaagaaaataataataataataataataataataattgtctTATTGGTAAGTGCTGGTGTGCTGGTCGTACTTTGTGAGGTTTTGTCCATAATAGCTGTACTCTATTATTCAAAATTTCTAATGTATGTTCCCCTTTAATAGGTGCATATAGGTTCCAGTTTTAGGACATAATTTATTTTGTAATCAATGAAGACAATTAAACTCTTTGGTACATTTTCTTTTAGTCGTCGAATCTTTTCCATCAATATTATgttaaaattttagtttaaaTAAGACAGGAAACGATTGTACACACTTTAAAAACTATTCAGTTAATTATGATCTATTCTAAAAAGCCACTTTCAAATCCCTTTCTCTTGTTATGATTTCAAGCGGTTCCTCTTCATATGGTACATGAGCTTCTTCGAGCTCAATTTCTTATTTTAGCCAAGATTCATCTTATTTATCCTTTGTTTCTTTCAATCACGACCCTGATAGATCTTTTAAAGCATATTGGAAGAACTATATGTGTTGCAAAAGTAGTTTTTGATATAACTATATTGATCCAAATTGCAACTATTATTCTCAAAATGTCCCGTCTATTATTAGAGTAGTCTAAACTCCAAAAATCAGTAGCTTTTTCAACGAGCCACGTACCTCTTGCAAACGAAAAGGAGAATGCAATAAATTTATCAAAAATGGTTTtgctttttatttctttttattgtaAATATATGCACAGCTATAATGACATGGTGGAGGGTGGTGGAGACGGGAGAGTGAAACCAAAGAAAACAAAATGATGGAGATTGAAATCAATGGTACATGCTTGATGCTTAAACCCATAAATGGCATTTACAAATGCACCATCCATAATTAAAGCTCACTTTCCTACACTGGTCAAGACAAGGTCGGCCTCTTCACTTACACTTCAAGTTTTCAAGTGATCTCAAAAGTATATTTGAACATGCATGTGTACCTTTATTCACACATTAATAAAATAATGATATCGTACTTTGTATATAAACGATTATATGATAGAATAGAATATTAATGTACAATATGATATGCATAAATTTTTGTGTAATTTGTTTTATGGATTAGGAATTAGAAAGAAGTGTATATTTTGTAAAACTTTAAGATTAAAAACATAAACTATAGTATTTCTTAACGAGTAAATTACATTAATAATCCCTACAGTTTGGATTAATTTGTACTCCCTAATTCTTTTTTCACTCAGAAGATCCTTATGTTTTGGATTTTATTCGTTTTTAGTCCCTAGCTAGCTTAAAATGACTATATTGCTCCTAATAGTATTTTTtatctaattattattatttttgttagttttatgaaaaaaatatatggGTTCCACCCCTTTAATCCCAACCCGCTTTCCTTTCTCTCCTTTCAAACCTCACATATCTCTTCATCTCCTTATTCTCTTCAATGGTCTGTGAACCTCCATTATCACCACACCTCCTGCCATCGCTACTATAGCCTGGAAAATGGACATAAGTCATCCCTTCCCTCATTACCCTCACTATCTCACACAATCACCCTATGTCTAATATCGTCATCCCTCAACCTTTGTTCTAAACTCTAACCATCCGCTTTCTCTCTCATATACCATCgataacaccccccccccccactttctCTCTCTGACCAAACTCTGACCATCCCCTTTTCTCTCTCATATACCATCGATAAAAACCCGCTTTCCTTTCTCTCATTTCAAACCTCACATATCTCTTTCCCTCCTTATTCTCTCCAATGGTCCGTGAACCTCTATTATCACCACACCTCCTGCCATCGCTACTACAGCCTGAAAAATGGACATAAGTCATCCCTTCCCTCGTTACCCTCACTATCTCACACAATCGCCCTATGTCTAATATCGTCATCCCTCAACCTTTGTTCCAAATGACCATCTCCTTCTCTCTCATATACCATCGATAAcaacctccccccccccccccctctgctTTCCCTCTCTGACCATCCCCTTTCTTTCTCATATACCATCGATAATAACCTGCTTTTCTTTCTCTCCTTTCAAACCTTACATATCTCTTTCTCTCCTTATTCTCTTCAATGGTCCGTGAACCTCCATTATCACCACACTTCCTACTATCGCTACTACAGCCTGAAAAAGGAACACAAACCATCCCTTCCCTCATTACCCCCACTATCTCACACAATCACCCTATGTCTAATATCGTCATCCCTCAACCTTTGTTCCAAACTCTGACCATCCCCTTTCTCTCTCATATACCATCGATAACAACCCCCCCCAGAAAAAAATAACTCAATCTAAAAAATCAAACTCCACAATCACTGATTCGAGGAATCGTCATTTGAAATCATAAATTGAAGGTAACAATCATCCTTTCTTCCAAACTTCGATCGATTTTCCCTCACTGCTAGCCTCAGGTTTTTTCCTTGAAAATTTTTATAGTCATTGATTCACCATCTCTTCGCACCAGGGGAGATTGGGATAGGAGTTACAGGTCTAAGTGATCGTGACTGAGCTGCATGTCTCAAGAGATCAGGGCTGAGTTGTAGGGCTATGTAATCAGGTTAAGATTTCATGGAAATTTCAGGTCTTGAGAATGAATttgattttagatttttttttatatgtatCAAGAAGAAAAAGGGATTTTTTCTAGTTTTGTTGAGGATGGCTTCAAGCTCATCAAATTGGATTTGAGACTCATTAGATTTGATTTCTAGTTTCCATGTTCATAAACGAAAATGAACTATGTATGATTTATAATTTGATTGTATTTTGATTGAATTGTACTTGGTTTGATTGTATTTGTTGGTGGTTTGCTCGTATATGAAGTTTTTGGACGAAAATGAACGGTAATAGAAGAAGCGGGTGATCGTGTGGTTTGGGTGGAGAAGTAAAGGGTAGTGGGACCATTAGATATTATTAAGTTATATAATTAATTAtataagaaataaataaagaataaaagaatTTAGTGAGGGCAAAATAGTTTTTCATGTCTACTAAGACCGAAGGCACAAAAAAAACATACTATAGGGAAGTGgataaaaaaaaaccctaatgtGAGTGATGTGTACTTTCTATTTCTAACATGAGTCACTATTAATAGATATATTGTGAAGTTAAGGTGGTGTTGATATGGGGGAATTTTTCTAGTAAAGACTTTGTAACCCCCTCCTTATAGCCTAAACATAACTTGGGTCGGATCCtccattaataataataatcataatataatTCTTAACTTTTGATAACCCAAATAACTTTTTGTAATTCACTTTTCAATTAATTGACTTTATTTGTAGTTATATGTTTATAACAACATGTACACGATTTTGTGTGGATTTTGTTTTAGTATTTTATATATAGATGGTGTTGCACATGTCTTCCCTTCTTTGAATAATAACCCCCATATGCACCCAACCCAACCACTCTTTcaaatctctttctctctcatggaaAATCCCACAATTCTCTCAAGCAACAGCAATGGCGAAAGAAGCAGCGCTTCTAATTCACCTGAATTCGAGTTCTGGATGGTGAGAAACCCATCCTCCCAACAAACCACCCTCCATTCCGCCGACGAATTGTTCTCCGGCGGCATCCTCCTTCCCCTCCAGCGTCTCAACTCCCAAAACAACGACGACCCACCTGACAAAGAAGATATCGCGGTAGAACCCACAAACAAACCTTCAATTAGCCCTAATCCAGATAATATTCTCGGATCCGACCTCAAAACAAATATTTCTGCATCTAAACGATGGAaagatattttcaaaaaaaacccAGAAAGtaaagaggagaagaagaagaaagaacgCAACAGTGGTTCCAGCGTCGTTGGTGGTGGTGGAACAAGTACGGCGGAGTTGAATATAAATTTATGGCCGTTTTCGAGAAGTAGATCGGCCGGGAACAGTGGGAGTAGACCGCGAACGCTGGTCGTAAACCGGAAAGTTAGTAGCGCCCCTTGTTCAAGGAGCAACTCCACCGGCGATAAGTATCGGAAGTGGCCGAGCAGTCCCGGCAGGGGTGGGGTTCACTTGGGCCGGAATAGCCCAGTTTGTCAAGTCAAACGGTTGGGACAGAGCCGGAGCCTCCACGACACCCTTGTTCGTTCAACTGCCGAAAAAGTCTCCCGTCCGATCAAAAAGTCAGCCTCCGGTGGAGTTACCACCGGCGCCGGAGAAAGTCGTAAGGTGTTGAACCTTAATGTTCCGACATGTATTGGTTACCGGCAACGAATGGGTTGTCGGAGCGATGTGATTATAGATAACGACAGTGGACGGAACGCCGACGTAACGTCGGGAAGTGCCGGCGGTGAAGGTGGAGCTAGCAGTTTGTTTAATTTGAGGAGTCTATTTACAAAAAAAGTGTTTTGAGATTTGAAtttgactttttattttttatattttatttactttttgatattttgttattgtttttttttcttttcctagTATCAATATgtgtaaaatattaattaaaagttGAAAGTAGCTTTTTCTAACCTGTAAAAATCTGTCTCTTTCCACTTTTTGGATAATATGTTGAAAAAAATTCAACTTTAACTAAATTAACTCCTAATGGAATTCGTAAAACTTACAAAAGTATTAAAAGTGATAGCCAATCTTTAATCGACCAGTCCAATACTTGTTCTATTTACAGCAAAAAATACTTGATTCTAGTTatagaaaaaaataaagtttGCCTACCGGTTAAAAGTTGAAACCATATTTACCATGCTACTATCCAATAATCACCTTAAAAACCTACAATATATGGTCATTCATATAGCTGGCGACTAATTTTTTTTGACAAATcggtcaacttttttttttttttttttaagtgcaATAAATCCAATTTCACTTTCTTGTTAATGCATGATTGTTGCTTCTTGATTTCACCTAATTTACATAATTACACCCAGTGACTAAAATATGCAGATAATTTCTTTTAAGACCATATTGACAAACCAGCTTATCGGTTATCAATAAGTTATTTTATCTcatattttacaaaaataaactAGCTTATTATAATTTAGAGTTCggtaaaatcaaaaaaatagcTTATTATAATTTAGAGTTCggtaaaatcaaaaaaatagttTATCGTAGTCTATAAAATAGCTTATAAGTAAATTTAGGTTATATTTAGTATGTTATAATAACCTGGTAAGCtactttatattttgaaattttttttaattataatgtTTGAAAAGTTAAAAAGTACTTCATTCGTCCcaaattattgtccacagacaaaaaacacacagattaaggaaacattaattaccattaattttatataataaaatgacagttttgtccctattttgtatttaatgttccattaaatgtttagttggttaagtaaaaaatagggggtattttggtaaaaatgatatTTATTTTAGAAATGAACTATTATTTTGAGACAAatcaaaaagaaaagatgaactataattttgggacggagagaATAGTTTATAAGTCAGCTTTTTAAAAATCCACTTAAACTAGCTTTTTAGggcattataattttttttttcaaatatatcattaattaattataaaaaatatattcttttaaaggtctttttatatcattttatatatttcatcTATTTTATTAGGTAGTTTTTTaccaaatattattttttatccGTTAGTTTATAAACTATCAGTTGATTTATAAGCTAACAATTAGCATTTCAGTTGACAACTATTTTTTCAACTATCAGGTAACTTATAAACTAGCAACTACCTTATAAGCAAGCTTACATCTACCTTATAAGTTAACAGCAAGCTTATAAACTagtagctagcttttcagctaataCGTCAAACATAACTTTATTGATAACTTAGCTTAAAATAGATTATTGATAAACAAGCTTATACGTTGGTTTGCCAAACAGGACCAAGCTAGCTTATCAAGAAGTTAGCTTATAAGTTACTTTATAAACTAGGATGCATTACTTTTATGGTTTATCAAAACATTAAATTACAATAAGTTGACATATTTTTGCCAAACATAACTTAAGAAGAGTATGTATGGAGAAAAAAAACTAAATTAGTTGTCATAATTAGAACtaaaatatattgtttgatttaATGTAATTTCATATAAACAAAAACAATGATTGCTCGTTATGATTTTCttttagggatgtcaacggggacAAACGGGACGGGGAGTGTATCTCTCACCCCCGCCCTCGAAATCTCCCTGTTCCCCCGCCCCTCCCCTGCCCCCGTAATGTCCAACCTTCGTACCCCAGCCCCCATCCTTGAATCCCCCTTATTGCCCCCCCCACCCTTACCCTCATTCCTCCGCCCCCGATTTATTTTGGGCTGCGTTTTTTGAGCTAAAAGAAGTTGTTGATTgggctaaaaaaactattttttagatGACAAATATTTATTTTTAGCAAAATTTGACTTGTTAAAAAAAAGTTATGGCATATTAAAAACATTAtattaacaacttaaaaacatgttttttgttaaattttggaagtttaaaataatgttgttgtttattatatttatataattaatatatttaaatatatgtataatttattaacggggACCCCATGGGGTTTCGGAACGGGATTGCCCACCCCCatccccgcccccgaaattaaaacgggggttaaccttgcccccgcccCCGTCCGCGCCCacgatttttttttaataaattcccTAAATGGGACGGAGCCCCTACGAGAACGGGGTCCCACAGTACTTTTTGACATCACTACTTTCTTTTCCTTTGTTTGTACATTCTATAGCTTTTCGTTGGCACATGTTAGAGATAATCTTAGGGATGCAACCGATCTTCCGTCTATAAAATCCTAATTGTTGACTTCTACTTTCCCCTACCATATTCTAATGGGTTTTTGAGGTCTGTAATTATTGTTGTTAATTTGATACATGATGTGTTAGGAGAAAACACTAGATGCAAATCCTAATTGACTAAACAACTATTActaatcatcaaatcatcaattGTACATCCATATTACAACACAAATATAAATACAACACATCATGGTCAtagtttttttttacatatttataatTCTTTTCTAACagattaaacttttttttttattttttgaaatggCAAATTAACCTACTTCTAAACATCACATATGTCTCATAATGAGACTTAAACTCATGATCTTTCTATTGAAAAAGTCACTCATTACACCTAGATCAAAAGCCTTTTGATAGATTGAAAATTATAAAACTCAAATTAACGagttataacttttttttaatggTTAACCGTTCTAAGACCGGTGAGTGTATTTACCATACTTTGGCATGCCACATTATTTTTTCTCACCTCCTCGTCATCTTCATCTTTTACTATCTCTTGTGTCTatcattttttaatatttaaatatatataaataatatatatatatatatatatatatatatatatatatatatatatatatatatatatatatatatatatatatatatatatatatatatatagggaattaGAATGATTTAAAAGGTaagaagagaaaaaaaaacattcagtaacgcctcgttcccgagtttagcaaaagaaaagaagataagagaaaagaaagtcacgagagaaaagaagagaaaggaaaggaaaacaaaattttcttttgtgttcccgagttggagagaagtggaagaaaaatgaatcattttgttctttctttccaaatcctctcaaatcggaaggaaagttaggagggaaaatGATCCTCCCATTTCCCTCCACTTCCTTCAATTTCCTCATTTAATGAAACTCGGAAAcactaatttcttttattttattctcATTTCcactattttcttttcttttatctcGTTAAGTTGGAATGGGGTGTAAGGGTTTCTAAGGCGAGGGCCGACACCGCACCACCACATATCAACCGCATACCGTCATCTCACCAGACGTCACTGTGTTTGGTGATGGTGCTTCCTATAGTCCAATAAAATCTTTTTAAATAATTAGGTGACCTTTGTAAAGTACTAATTGTTTTCTTCAAATGAGTCCAATCTAATATTGTGGCCCATCAATGGGATGACAAAGCCCACAAAAGCTGGAGACCCTCTAGACTAGAAATGGCAGTTGCTTGCATGACATGCCATGGTTGCTCTTGAGCTTCGTATGATTTACGCCCTCAATACCTGTGATCACTCAAGTAATCGAGGGAGATTGCCAAGTTTTCATGGCGTCAGTTCGTCGTCTTGCACGGACAATTCAGACGTGCCGTACAATCGCATTTCGTAAAACCCTAACCCCTTCAATTCCAGCTCATCGCCACATCTCCTACCGTACGTCTCTCAATTTTCttgtttttgtttataaaaatgaTCTGTTTATAGTTCAATTTGGTTTCTTGCTGTCAATTTTCTATGGCGGTTTTCAATATTAGTTCAATTTTGTATGGCGGTTCTCAAAATTAGTTCATTTCATACGGCGGGCTGTGCTATCAGTTCACTTTTGTATGGAGGTTATCGACAACGGTTGCTCCTACTGATATAACTCAGTACTCCCTGTGCTTCACAATTGGGATCATTACTGCTGGAATTAATAGTTTTGTTGTTAATTCTTGCTGGAGTTATCAGAATCAACTCTTCTACGACTTCCATAACTAACTGAATCTTATTGCAAGTTTGAAATTGTAACATCCATCGAACATCTGTGAGATAATGACATGCTTCTTACTGGCTCATAATTGCCACCTGCAGGTACTTTCAACCAGAACAGCCACTCTTTCCATGATAGTTCTTGGAGGTCAACAAATGCTCCTGGATTAAATTATCTTCCTGCAATGCTAGCTGGAATATTTGGGCTTGGCCTAGTAGATGTAGCCTATGCAGATGCACCTGAGGTTAGTGTCTAATTCTCATGTTTGATCATATCCTAGTAGAGCAAGTGTGgctatatgtattatatatgttaAAA is part of the Lactuca sativa cultivar Salinas chromosome 7, Lsat_Salinas_v11, whole genome shotgun sequence genome and harbors:
- the LOC111891041 gene encoding uncharacterized protein LOC111891041: MENPTILSSNSNGERSSASNSPEFEFWMVRNPSSQQTTLHSADELFSGGILLPLQRLNSQNNDDPPDKEDIAVEPTNKPSISPNPDNILGSDLKTNISASKRWKDIFKKNPESKEEKKKKERNSGSSVVGGGGTSTAELNINLWPFSRSRSAGNSGSRPRTLVVNRKVSSAPCSRSNSTGDKYRKWPSSPGRGGVHLGRNSPVCQVKRLGQSRSLHDTLVRSTAEKVSRPIKKSASGGVTTGAGESRKVLNLNVPTCIGYRQRMGCRSDVIIDNDSGRNADVTSGSAGGEGGASSLFNLRSLFTKKVF